Proteins encoded together in one Chitinophaga sp. LS1 window:
- a CDS encoding SusC/RagA family TonB-linked outer membrane protein, with product MQKVLLFVVLIALMISNPGTLRAQNNPRVIKGTISDNKGLKLPGATIVVKNNTKISTMTDGNGQFTISVPEQEKTLLVSFIGMKPQEINIGNKTTLNVVLEYTSTTLSDVVVIGYGTQKKSDVNGAISSIKSDQIANIPQVSMDQILQGKISGVTITQNSGAPGSETSVNIRGITSLSLSNEPLYVIDGVPISGDATNSSTSGRTVQLSSAGNDAASGRAVSPLAMINPSDIESIDVLKDASATAIYGARASNGVIIVTTKRGKAGTARVAYDGFYGVQEQGKFLDMMNLRQYAKFQNVLADLAGTTRRGEFANPDLLGEGTNWQDAIFRSAPMQSHQLSVSGAKDGTDYYISGGYLNQEGTIIGNDFNRYTFRTNVNSQVKPWFKAGTAMNASRSEQHATLGDNTGIIYNALLNAPDQPVYNADGSYAGPSSTTEGTINPVAQAMSITNNLVRYNINATLYADMKLYKDLTLRSELNGDFNWSNAKVYLPTYKWGAYTNETAQLTEYMANSQYWGWKEYLTYAHQFGTKHSVTAMLGHEVTKSTWGGVTASIKGFVAGDDDNNQTLGNGTASTATVGEYKGQQTMESFFARGIYTYDNKYSLTATVRSDRSSKFADGHQTGYFPSFAASWRISEEPFMTKVKEVADNIKIRVGYGEVGNQNVANYKYGAALATVSTGLGTGFLVDKVENVKLTWEAAQQTDAGIDFSLLRGRVDVIFDYFYKTSKNFIFQQALPGYVLGGTAEYSSGAVVGAPYINGGKISNRGFDFTITTHNINKKDFTWNTTVTFSHFKNKVESLAAGTPYIDKSITVSYLSLPATRTIEGGEVGAFYGYKTKGIFKTAEQLKNAPLQFGRSVENASGGTWLGDIQYVDVNGDGVINSSDQTILGSPNPTFTYGITNTFSYKGFDLSIFLNGSYGGKILNALKYSTAGLSSLYQNQMAYTANFWSEENPNSDIPAPRIGDNPNLYNSDRFIESASYLKIQNVMLGYTLPSEWVKRARFSKAKFYVSGQNLYTFTNYSGLDPEVGQNNQSVFLRNVDLGRYPAARTITFGVNAEF from the coding sequence ATGCAAAAAGTCTTACTATTTGTAGTGTTGATTGCATTAATGATTTCAAATCCAGGCACTCTCCGGGCTCAAAACAATCCACGGGTCATTAAGGGGACTATTTCAGACAATAAAGGATTAAAGTTGCCTGGAGCGACGATCGTTGTGAAAAACAACACCAAAATTTCCACGATGACTGACGGTAACGGTCAGTTCACCATCTCTGTACCAGAGCAGGAAAAAACCTTGCTGGTTTCATTCATCGGAATGAAACCTCAGGAAATTAATATCGGTAACAAGACTACTCTGAATGTAGTATTGGAATACACCAGTACTACTCTGAGCGATGTCGTTGTGATCGGTTATGGTACACAGAAAAAATCTGATGTGAATGGTGCTATCAGCTCTATTAAAAGCGACCAGATCGCGAACATTCCACAGGTAAGTATGGACCAGATCTTACAAGGTAAAATTTCTGGTGTCACCATCACACAAAACAGTGGTGCTCCCGGAAGCGAAACTTCTGTGAACATCAGGGGTATCACTTCTTTAAGTTTATCCAATGAGCCGCTGTATGTGATCGATGGTGTACCTATCTCTGGCGATGCTACCAACTCAAGTACAAGTGGTCGCACAGTACAGTTAAGCAGTGCGGGCAATGATGCTGCCAGTGGCAGAGCGGTAAGCCCGCTGGCCATGATCAACCCCAGCGATATCGAGTCTATCGATGTGCTGAAAGACGCTTCTGCAACCGCCATTTATGGTGCAAGAGCTTCTAATGGTGTGATCATCGTTACGACCAAGAGAGGTAAAGCTGGTACCGCAAGAGTAGCCTATGATGGATTCTATGGTGTGCAGGAACAGGGAAAGTTCCTGGATATGATGAACCTGAGACAATATGCCAAATTCCAGAATGTACTGGCGGATCTGGCAGGTACTACACGGAGAGGAGAATTTGCCAACCCTGACTTACTGGGTGAAGGGACCAACTGGCAGGATGCGATCTTCAGATCTGCTCCTATGCAAAGTCACCAGTTATCTGTATCAGGGGCGAAGGATGGTACCGATTATTATATCTCCGGTGGCTATCTGAACCAGGAAGGGACTATTATCGGTAATGACTTTAACCGCTATACTTTCAGAACAAATGTGAACAGCCAGGTAAAACCGTGGTTTAAAGCCGGTACTGCTATGAATGCCAGCCGTAGTGAACAACACGCTACGCTGGGCGATAATACCGGTATTATTTATAACGCATTGCTCAATGCTCCAGATCAGCCTGTATATAATGCGGATGGTTCCTATGCCGGACCTTCCAGTACGACAGAAGGTACGATCAACCCTGTAGCGCAGGCCATGAGTATCACCAACAACCTTGTCCGCTATAATATCAATGCTACCCTTTACGCCGATATGAAACTCTACAAAGATCTGACCCTGAGATCAGAATTAAATGGAGACTTCAACTGGTCAAATGCGAAAGTATACTTACCTACCTATAAATGGGGTGCCTATACAAATGAAACCGCACAGCTGACTGAATACATGGCTAATTCTCAATATTGGGGCTGGAAGGAATACCTCACCTATGCACATCAATTCGGCACAAAACATAGCGTGACGGCTATGTTAGGGCATGAAGTGACGAAGTCTACCTGGGGTGGTGTGACTGCCAGCATCAAAGGTTTTGTAGCCGGGGATGACGACAACAACCAGACCCTGGGGAATGGTACTGCCTCTACCGCTACTGTAGGTGAATATAAGGGGCAGCAAACCATGGAGTCTTTCTTTGCGCGTGGTATCTATACTTATGATAACAAATATAGCCTGACTGCCACAGTCCGTTCTGACAGATCCTCCAAATTTGCAGATGGTCACCAGACAGGGTATTTCCCTTCTTTCGCTGCATCATGGAGAATTTCTGAAGAACCTTTCATGACTAAAGTAAAAGAGGTGGCTGACAACATCAAAATCCGTGTAGGATATGGTGAAGTCGGTAACCAGAATGTGGCCAACTATAAATACGGCGCTGCACTTGCCACCGTGAGCACTGGTCTGGGTACCGGGTTCCTGGTAGATAAAGTGGAAAACGTAAAACTGACATGGGAAGCTGCACAACAAACTGATGCAGGTATTGACTTTAGCCTGCTTAGAGGCCGGGTAGATGTAATCTTTGACTACTTCTACAAGACATCCAAGAACTTCATCTTCCAACAGGCGTTGCCCGGTTATGTGTTAGGCGGTACTGCTGAATATTCCAGTGGTGCTGTGGTAGGTGCTCCATACATCAATGGAGGTAAAATCAGCAACAGAGGTTTTGACTTTACAATCACTACCCATAATATCAATAAGAAAGACTTTACCTGGAATACCACTGTGACCTTCTCTCACTTCAAAAACAAGGTCGAATCTCTGGCCGCCGGTACACCTTATATCGACAAGAGTATTACAGTCAGTTACCTGAGCTTACCCGCTACCCGTACCATCGAAGGTGGAGAAGTAGGTGCATTTTATGGATATAAAACAAAAGGTATCTTCAAAACTGCCGAGCAGTTGAAAAATGCACCGTTACAGTTTGGCAGAAGTGTTGAAAATGCAAGCGGTGGTACCTGGTTAGGTGATATTCAATACGTAGATGTAAATGGTGATGGTGTGATTAACTCAAGTGATCAAACTATATTGGGAAGCCCTAATCCTACGTTCACTTATGGTATTACCAACACCTTCTCTTATAAAGGATTTGACCTGTCTATCTTCCTGAATGGTTCTTATGGTGGTAAAATTCTGAATGCGCTGAAATATTCAACAGCGGGATTATCTTCTCTGTATCAGAACCAAATGGCTTATACGGCTAACTTCTGGTCCGAAGAAAATCCAAATTCAGACATCCCTGCCCCAAGGATCGGGGATAATCCAAACTTATACAACTCTGATCGCTTCATTGAAAGCGCTTCTTATCTGAAGATACAGAACGTAATGCTGGGATATACATTGCCTTCTGAGTGGGTGAAAAGGGCGAGATTTAGCAAGGCTAAATTCTATGTAAGCGGACAAAACCTATACACTTTCACGAACTACTCAGGTCTGGATCCGGAAGTAGGTCAGAACAACCAAAGTGTATTCCTTCGCAACGTAGACCTTGGCCGGTATCCAGCTGCCCGCACGATCACTTTTGGTGTCAATGCAGAGTTTTAA
- a CDS encoding RagB/SusD family nutrient uptake outer membrane protein: protein MKTIISLLTVFLLTSCSKDFFNGTPQDGVTVDAYYKTDAQVTASTNALYSVPWFGWVGKAGLGISELSSGNARSYSSDVINFQDWTATNVNAEVVNAWNSLFTVVAQCNAVIKNLNEKASSSVSTDVLNNALGEAHLMRALAYFHLVRIFGAVPIIEDYTEYISNYKVHRNLVTDVYKFILIDLEFAEKNCYTMTRSSSYSSQGRVSSGSASALMAKVYLYMQDYTNARAKAEKVISSGEFRLYGADVTGVTFNDLFKTANNNNEESVIQLQWATNATYGQANPAQSLLAYTTTISGFGDGWGVLSPTFDLLDMYDDGDARKHATVMVPGDTYSEIHSSDGGFTVGSDCNPGGTHTGTKKYVVGNASDNGGVGGSQAMPNNTYMMRYSDVLLIYAEAIMAGASSSSDATALAALNKVRNRSGLTSLTQIKRGYYTANAAYNATTNPNAPTTLYRDDILDERRREFAFEDDFWYDLGRIDGYNATAHPLAILLIKQQDRGTSDNSTVPVRYGNGYLTPTNDDFLFPIPAVEITANPLLSEAPVAYDF from the coding sequence ATGAAAACAATCATATCACTGCTAACTGTATTTTTATTGACGAGTTGCAGTAAAGATTTTTTCAATGGTACACCTCAGGATGGTGTAACCGTAGATGCCTACTATAAAACAGACGCCCAGGTAACCGCCAGTACAAATGCTTTATATAGTGTGCCCTGGTTTGGATGGGTGGGAAAAGCAGGATTGGGCATCTCTGAATTGTCTTCTGGTAATGCACGTTCTTATTCCTCCGATGTGATCAACTTTCAGGACTGGACGGCGACTAATGTGAATGCAGAAGTGGTAAACGCCTGGAACTCCCTTTTTACAGTAGTGGCACAGTGTAATGCTGTGATCAAAAACCTGAATGAAAAGGCGTCTTCTTCTGTAAGTACAGATGTGCTGAACAATGCGCTGGGCGAAGCTCACCTGATGAGGGCACTGGCTTACTTTCACCTGGTGCGCATCTTCGGTGCAGTACCTATTATAGAAGATTATACAGAATATATCAGTAACTACAAGGTGCATCGCAACCTGGTAACAGATGTCTACAAATTCATACTGATAGATCTTGAATTTGCAGAAAAGAACTGTTATACTATGACAAGAAGCTCTTCCTATTCTTCACAGGGAAGGGTATCCAGCGGCTCCGCCAGTGCCCTGATGGCCAAGGTATACCTGTACATGCAGGATTATACCAACGCCCGTGCCAAGGCAGAAAAAGTGATCAGTAGCGGTGAATTCCGGTTGTATGGTGCGGATGTAACCGGCGTTACCTTCAACGACCTGTTCAAAACTGCGAATAACAACAACGAAGAATCTGTGATTCAACTGCAATGGGCTACGAATGCTACCTATGGACAAGCGAACCCCGCACAGTCCCTGTTGGCCTACACGACTACTATCTCCGGTTTTGGCGATGGATGGGGCGTGCTCTCACCCACCTTCGATCTGCTCGATATGTATGATGACGGAGATGCACGTAAACATGCTACTGTGATGGTGCCTGGTGATACTTACAGTGAAATACATTCTTCCGATGGTGGATTTACCGTAGGTTCAGATTGTAATCCTGGTGGCACACACACCGGTACGAAAAAATATGTAGTAGGGAATGCAAGTGATAATGGTGGTGTAGGTGGTTCACAGGCCATGCCCAACAATACTTACATGATGCGTTACTCCGATGTATTGCTGATCTACGCTGAGGCTATTATGGCCGGTGCATCCTCTTCTTCAGACGCTACTGCGCTGGCAGCATTGAATAAGGTACGTAACAGGTCCGGATTGACAAGTCTGACCCAGATCAAAAGAGGATATTACACGGCTAATGCCGCTTACAATGCAACTACTAATCCCAATGCGCCCACCACATTATACAGAGATGATATCCTGGATGAGCGCAGAAGAGAGTTTGCTTTTGAAGATGATTTCTGGTATGACCTGGGGCGTATAGATGGTTACAATGCCACGGCTCACCCACTTGCTATCCTGCTGATCAAACAGCAGGACAGAGGCACTTCAGATAACAGTACGGTTCCTGTTCGTTATGGTAATGGTTATTTAACACCAACGAATGACGACTTCCTGTTCCCGATCCCTGCTGTGGAAATCACGGCTAATCCATTACTGTCAGAAGCGCCAGTAGCTTATGACTTTTAA
- a CDS encoding IPT/TIG domain-containing protein, translating to MKNTIVFTLLMLFVFASCKKEEDSSAPVITRIRTLSKTDTVTVTKQVTLDSSVTTTSSMVVAADSTITSGSISNQYGIVGQHLKTTMKIYINGVSIYFNPTLVTDELIIFTIPTTVSYSTSTTTNKITVVTMHGSVDYDFTVAQPAAVISSFTPAAGDAGTEVTITGTYFDNLTGVKFGDVTAEIVSSTSTQIVVKVPDGIVQEYIYVTTPGGTSSSATKFGFQHIIYDDALAANWADWSWSVNNDFANTSPVKRGTYSIKAAFTSGWGGVSLANTGSAKDLSSCTALKISIYGGADTDGNTVNIVVNSDYSNVKTLTLTAGKWTDYTVLLTEVGSPTTLTSLVIQESSGTAETIYLDDIGFL from the coding sequence ATGAAAAATACTATTGTTTTTACCTTATTAATGCTTTTCGTGTTCGCATCCTGTAAAAAGGAAGAGGATTCATCTGCACCCGTGATCACCCGCATCAGAACACTTAGCAAGACAGATACGGTCACTGTTACCAAACAGGTGACATTAGATTCGTCTGTTACGACCACTTCATCTATGGTGGTAGCTGCTGATTCTACTATTACTTCCGGTTCTATCAGTAATCAATATGGGATCGTAGGTCAGCACCTGAAAACGACAATGAAGATCTACATCAATGGGGTGAGTATCTATTTCAATCCAACATTGGTTACAGATGAGCTGATCATATTTACCATTCCTACTACAGTATCTTATAGTACAAGTACGACTACCAACAAGATCACTGTTGTAACCATGCATGGTAGTGTGGATTATGATTTCACTGTCGCTCAACCGGCTGCCGTGATCAGTAGCTTTACACCTGCTGCGGGAGATGCCGGCACAGAGGTAACCATCACAGGTACTTATTTTGACAATTTAACCGGGGTGAAATTTGGCGATGTAACGGCAGAAATTGTTTCTTCCACTTCTACCCAGATCGTTGTCAAAGTACCGGATGGTATCGTGCAGGAATATATTTATGTCACTACACCGGGAGGTACTTCATCCTCTGCCACCAAATTCGGTTTCCAACATATCATTTATGATGATGCTTTGGCTGCGAACTGGGCTGACTGGAGCTGGAGTGTAAACAATGATTTTGCCAATACATCTCCTGTAAAACGTGGTACCTATTCTATAAAGGCGGCCTTTACTTCCGGCTGGGGAGGGGTATCTCTCGCTAACACCGGTTCTGCCAAAGACCTGAGTTCCTGTACCGCGTTGAAGATATCCATTTATGGTGGTGCTGATACGGATGGGAATACCGTAAATATCGTGGTGAACAGTGATTATAGCAATGTTAAAACATTGACGCTGACAGCCGGTAAATGGACAGACTATACCGTATTATTAACAGAGGTTGGGTCTCCTACTACGCTGACATCACTGGTGATACAGGAATCCAGTGGTACAGCAGAGACCATCTATCTCGATGATATTGGCTTCCTGTAA
- a CDS encoding helix-turn-helix domain-containing protein — translation MKEHLLREITPLTQSDCFTLFSREKKEFDFPLHYHEEFELNFIQNAAGAKRIIGDHIEEIGELELVLVGPNLHHGWFNHHFMGGQLTEITIQFHRDLFDAKFLQRNQMNFIRNMFERSLRGILFSKETTRMIMPRLVQLPKKHGFDSVLELMSILHDLSTSRNMRILSDSGFVPVETLAYNSRRIEKIMKYLNENFDKNVTLREAAKIAAMTNVAFSRFFKMKIGQTFVDTLLEIRLGHASRMLIDTTHTISEIAYKSGFNNISNFNRIFKKKKGCTPKEFRQEYTSSMGVRTFV, via the coding sequence ATGAAAGAGCATTTATTAAGAGAAATTACACCACTCACACAAAGCGACTGTTTTACCCTCTTTTCAAGAGAGAAAAAAGAATTCGATTTCCCCCTACATTACCACGAAGAATTTGAATTGAACTTTATTCAAAATGCTGCCGGTGCCAAAAGGATCATTGGTGATCATATAGAAGAAATAGGTGAGCTTGAATTAGTACTGGTTGGACCTAATCTTCATCATGGATGGTTCAATCATCATTTTATGGGAGGTCAGCTTACAGAGATCACCATACAATTCCACCGCGACCTGTTCGATGCAAAGTTCCTTCAGCGTAATCAGATGAACTTTATCCGCAACATGTTTGAACGTTCTTTGCGGGGTATCCTTTTCTCTAAAGAGACTACCAGGATGATTATGCCCCGGCTTGTTCAGTTACCCAAAAAACATGGATTTGACTCTGTACTTGAACTGATGTCTATCCTGCATGACCTGTCTACTTCCCGGAATATGCGGATCCTGTCTGATTCAGGTTTCGTGCCTGTTGAGACCCTTGCCTACAATAGCCGTCGTATCGAAAAGATCATGAAATACCTGAATGAGAATTTCGACAAGAACGTCACACTCAGGGAAGCTGCGAAGATTGCAGCTATGACCAATGTTGCCTTCAGCCGTTTCTTTAAGATGAAGATCGGTCAGACCTTTGTAGATACCCTGTTGGAGATTCGTTTAGGACATGCTTCCCGCATGCTGATCGACACAACGCATACTATTAGTGAGATCGCCTATAAAAGTGGTTTCAACAACATCTCTAACTTCAACAGGATATTTAAAAAGAAAAAAGGTTGTACACCCAAAGAGTTCAGACAGGAATACACTTCTTCTATGGGTGTGAGGACCTTTGTATGA
- a CDS encoding glycoside hydrolase family 26 protein yields the protein MLKNICSMMIGLAFSAHAFAQDFPADKQATQETVNLYRNLKKLPEKGYLFGHQDDLAYGVNWRYKSGASDVKEVTGDYPALYGWDLGGIESGKDANLDQVPFKKIRKYIQEAYERGGVSTISWHVTSPIGAEKGAWDTTHGTVRAILPGGAEHAKYKEWLDNVAAFLASLKGKKGEAIPILFRPYHELTGTWFWWGQNACSADEFITLWRFTIYYLQQVKQLHNLLYVYNTGGEFTREQFLSRYPGDDMVDVVSFDTYQWDDPATSNNFMKQTNAQLAILETIAKEKNKISALAETGYEAVPYAQWWTKTLTDAIGDHHIAYTLLWRNHGYNEWMKKMHYYVPFKGQVSADDFIIYYNQDRTLFQKDAAALSLYK from the coding sequence ATGCTAAAAAATATTTGTAGTATGATGATTGGTCTGGCATTTTCAGCGCATGCATTTGCGCAGGATTTTCCGGCCGATAAACAGGCTACACAGGAAACAGTTAATCTATACAGGAACCTGAAAAAACTGCCGGAAAAAGGATATCTTTTCGGCCACCAGGATGACCTGGCCTATGGGGTGAACTGGCGATATAAATCAGGTGCCAGTGATGTAAAAGAAGTGACCGGAGATTATCCGGCACTGTATGGCTGGGACCTGGGTGGGATAGAATCGGGAAAAGACGCTAACCTCGATCAGGTACCCTTCAAAAAGATCCGTAAATATATCCAGGAAGCATATGAAAGAGGAGGTGTTTCCACCATCAGCTGGCATGTTACAAGTCCCATTGGAGCAGAAAAAGGTGCGTGGGATACAACGCATGGTACGGTGCGGGCTATACTTCCCGGTGGCGCCGAACATGCGAAATACAAAGAATGGCTGGATAATGTAGCTGCCTTTTTAGCTTCCCTGAAAGGTAAAAAAGGAGAAGCGATCCCTATCTTATTCCGCCCCTATCATGAGCTGACCGGCACCTGGTTCTGGTGGGGACAAAATGCCTGTTCTGCAGACGAATTCATTACGCTATGGCGTTTCACCATCTACTATCTGCAGCAGGTAAAACAATTACACAACTTATTGTACGTATACAATACCGGCGGTGAATTTACCAGAGAACAATTCCTTTCCAGGTATCCGGGTGATGATATGGTGGACGTTGTCAGCTTTGATACCTATCAATGGGATGATCCTGCTACCAGCAACAATTTTATGAAACAGACCAATGCGCAGCTGGCGATATTGGAAACCATCGCGAAAGAAAAGAACAAAATCTCAGCATTGGCAGAGACGGGATATGAAGCGGTTCCTTATGCACAATGGTGGACCAAAACACTGACGGATGCGATTGGGGATCATCACATTGCCTATACCCTACTCTGGCGTAACCATGGTTACAACGAATGGATGAAAAAGATGCATTACTATGTACCTTTCAAAGGACAGGTATCTGCTGACGACTTTATAATTTATTATAACCAGGATAGAACGCTGTTCCAGAAAGATGCGGCTGCACTGTCCCTATACAAGTAA
- a CDS encoding sodium:solute symporter family protein: MRLTFIDLAIIILYLITMVMIGWFLRKKARENKESYLMGGKKLPWYMLGLSDASDMFDISGTMWMVSLCFVYGMKSIWIPWLWPVFNQVFNMMFLAKWLRRSNANTGAEWLATRFGLKGKGVKGSHSVVVAFALIGCLGFLAYGFVGLGKFIEIFLPWHLVQPYLPFTIPPAYVAHFYGIIFTLFAMFYSVLGGMHSIVLSDVIKYVIMTVGCIAIAVIAMLHLHRPGVVLNVPGGWENPLFGWKLDLDWSNIIAEANKKISDDGYSLFGLFFMMMIFKGIFASLAGPAPNYDMQKVLSSRSPKDASKMTGFVSIILLPVRYSLIIGLTVLSLLYYHQLDITSSTGVDFERILPSAINTFLPAGILGIVLTGLLGAFMGTFSGTLNAAQAYIVNDIYLKYVNPHASTKKIISMNYIVGILTVAVSIVLGFFAKDVNSILQWIVGALYGGYIAANMLKWYWWRFNAGGFFWGMICGIVAALIFPLIFKGLPLYNWPLLFVISLTGCIIGTYATPPTDTETLKSFYRTVKPWGFWKPIHEMVIKDDPTFVANRRFKLDMFNVVLGIIAQSCLTILPMYVVLWLKLPLLLTVCVLIVVSFILKRTWWDKLEN; this comes from the coding sequence ATGAGATTAACATTTATTGATCTTGCAATCATCATTCTCTATCTGATCACAATGGTGATGATCGGATGGTTTTTACGAAAGAAGGCAAGAGAAAACAAAGAAAGTTATTTAATGGGAGGCAAGAAATTGCCGTGGTATATGTTAGGTTTAAGCGATGCTTCTGATATGTTCGATATTAGTGGCACGATGTGGATGGTCTCCCTCTGTTTTGTTTATGGGATGAAGAGTATCTGGATACCCTGGTTATGGCCGGTTTTCAACCAGGTATTTAATATGATGTTCCTGGCTAAATGGTTACGACGTTCCAATGCAAACACCGGTGCTGAATGGCTGGCCACCCGCTTTGGTCTGAAGGGCAAAGGTGTAAAAGGTTCTCACAGCGTGGTGGTGGCGTTTGCGCTGATTGGCTGTCTGGGCTTCCTTGCCTATGGCTTTGTAGGATTAGGAAAATTCATCGAGATATTTTTACCCTGGCATCTTGTACAGCCCTATCTTCCATTTACCATACCGCCCGCTTATGTCGCTCATTTTTATGGGATTATTTTCACGCTCTTTGCGATGTTCTACTCCGTGTTGGGAGGCATGCATAGCATCGTGTTGAGTGATGTGATTAAATATGTGATCATGACGGTGGGCTGTATCGCTATCGCGGTGATTGCAATGTTGCACCTGCATCGTCCTGGGGTCGTGCTGAACGTACCGGGTGGCTGGGAAAATCCACTCTTTGGCTGGAAACTGGACCTTGACTGGTCTAATATCATCGCCGAGGCTAATAAAAAGATATCAGATGATGGGTATAGTCTGTTTGGTCTCTTCTTCATGATGATGATATTCAAAGGGATTTTCGCCAGTCTGGCAGGCCCTGCGCCTAACTATGATATGCAGAAAGTCTTATCATCCCGATCACCTAAAGACGCTTCTAAAATGACAGGTTTTGTATCTATCATTTTATTGCCGGTACGCTATTCTCTCATCATCGGGCTCACTGTACTGTCATTGTTGTACTATCATCAACTGGATATTACTTCATCAACAGGCGTAGATTTTGAGCGGATCTTACCTTCTGCCATCAATACTTTTCTGCCGGCGGGTATATTGGGGATAGTACTGACAGGGCTGTTAGGCGCCTTTATGGGTACGTTTTCCGGAACTCTGAATGCTGCACAGGCGTATATCGTGAATGATATATACCTGAAGTATGTAAATCCACATGCCTCTACCAAAAAGATCATCTCCATGAATTACATCGTAGGGATCCTGACTGTAGCGGTGAGTATAGTGCTGGGATTTTTTGCAAAGGATGTGAATAGCATTCTGCAATGGATAGTAGGCGCATTATACGGTGGATATATCGCTGCTAATATGCTTAAATGGTATTGGTGGCGCTTTAATGCGGGTGGGTTTTTCTGGGGAATGATCTGTGGTATCGTTGCAGCTTTGATATTCCCTTTAATTTTCAAAGGGCTGCCTTTGTACAACTGGCCACTTTTATTCGTCATTTCGCTAACTGGCTGCATCATTGGTACTTATGCAACTCCTCCTACAGATACGGAAACATTAAAATCATTCTATCGTACTGTAAAGCCGTGGGGGTTCTGGAAACCGATACATGAAATGGTAATCAAAGATGACCCGACATTCGTAGCTAACCGGCGCTTTAAGCTGGATATGTTCAATGTAGTGTTGGGTATCATCGCTCAATCCTGCCTGACCATACTTCCAATGTATGTCGTATTGTGGTTAAAACTGCCACTGCTGTTAACTGTTTGTGTACTGATAGTGGTGAGCTTTATACTCAAACGTACCTGGTGGGATAAACTGGAAAATTAA
- a CDS encoding glycosidase, with protein sequence MNFEKRLEALQTAYDQLISRPNEKQPLGNGVYDRYRYPVLTAAHAPLAWKYDLNKGTNPYLMERFGINGVFNAGAIKLNGKYLLMARVEGADRKSFFAVAESDNGIDNFRFWDRPSLIPELAVPDTNIYDIRLVQHEDGWIYGLFCTERRDPSADAGDQSAAIAQCGIVRTKDMLTWERLPDLVTPSPQQRNVVLHPEFVEGKYGFYTRPQDGFINTGSGGGIGFGLSDSMTPAVIDQEIVIDAKVYHTVYEAKNGQGPAPIKTPKGWLHLAHGVRNTAAGLRYVLYMFMTDLNDLTKVIYKPGGYFMAPEGEERVGDVSNVLFSNGWVADDDGTVFIYYASSDTRMHVAVSSIDRLLDYVVHTPADGLRSAASVEKILQIIEGNERI encoded by the coding sequence ATGAACTTTGAAAAGAGATTGGAAGCCTTACAAACGGCCTATGACCAATTGATTAGCCGGCCTAATGAAAAACAACCTTTAGGCAATGGGGTATATGATAGGTACCGTTATCCTGTATTGACTGCTGCGCATGCACCACTTGCCTGGAAATACGACCTTAATAAAGGGACCAATCCATACCTGATGGAACGGTTTGGTATTAACGGCGTATTCAATGCCGGTGCTATAAAACTGAATGGTAAATACCTGCTGATGGCCAGAGTAGAAGGTGCTGATCGTAAATCATTTTTTGCGGTAGCTGAAAGTGACAATGGTATAGATAACTTCCGGTTCTGGGACCGGCCCTCACTCATACCGGAATTAGCAGTTCCTGATACTAACATATATGATATCCGGTTGGTACAACATGAAGATGGCTGGATATATGGGCTGTTCTGTACTGAACGTCGTGATCCATCTGCAGATGCAGGTGATCAATCTGCTGCCATCGCACAATGCGGCATTGTGCGAACTAAAGATATGCTTACATGGGAACGGCTGCCTGATCTGGTGACACCTTCTCCCCAACAGCGGAATGTGGTGTTACATCCTGAATTTGTAGAAGGGAAATATGGTTTTTATACGCGCCCTCAGGATGGGTTTATTAATACCGGATCTGGTGGAGGTATTGGTTTTGGTCTTTCCGATAGTATGACACCGGCGGTGATTGATCAGGAAATTGTGATCGACGCTAAAGTATATCATACTGTTTATGAAGCAAAGAATGGGCAGGGTCCTGCTCCGATCAAAACGCCTAAAGGATGGTTACATCTTGCACATGGTGTGCGTAATACAGCGGCGGGCTTGCGTTATGTATTGTATATGTTCATGACAGATCTGAACGACCTTACTAAGGTGATTTATAAACCCGGGGGGTACTTTATGGCTCCTGAAGGAGAAGAAAGAGTAGGCGATGTATCCAATGTGCTTTTTAGCAATGGATGGGTAGCTGATGATGATGGTACTGTTTTTATTTATTATGCTTCTTCAGATACGCGGATGCATGTGGCGGTTTCTTCTATAGATCGGTTGTTGGATTATGTAGTGCATACACCGGCGGATGGGCTGCGGTCAGCAGCGAGTGTGGAGAAGATCCTGCAGATTATTGAGGGGAATGAAAGGATTTAA